The following coding sequences are from one Lolium rigidum isolate FL_2022 chromosome 6, APGP_CSIRO_Lrig_0.1, whole genome shotgun sequence window:
- the LOC124659800 gene encoding protein DMP3-like, which translates to MASSSSPIVIHIPSQTNNGEITAGTAPTTPKDAGASTTTAPTAAPAATDKVMSSVANLAQLLPTGTVLAYQALAPSFTNHGKCETSNQWLTAALVLVLTASCLFFAFTDSVLGRDQKLYYGVATLRGFNVFNFSSEEEKQAFGADEFRRLRIRPLDFMHAFFTAVVFLTVAFSDVGLQNCFFPDAGKNTEELLKNLPLGMAFLSSFVFLIFPTKRKGIGYNDTTPKQKVK; encoded by the coding sequence ATGGCATCTTCGTCGTCGCCCATCGTCATCCACATACCTTCGCAGACCAACAACGGCGAGATAACGGCCGGAACGGCCCCCACCACTCCGAAGGACGCCGGCGCCTCCACCACCACTGCTCCTACAGCTGCCCCGGCGGCGACGGACAAGGTCATGTCCAGCGTCGCGAACCTGGCGCAGCTCCTGCCAACGGGCACAGTGCTGGCGTACCAGGCGCTGGCGCCGTCCTTCACCAACCACGGCAAGTGCGAGACCTCCAACCAGTGGCTCACCGCGgcactcgtcctcgtcctcaccgCCAGCTGCCTCTTCTTCGCCTTCACCGACAGCGTCCTCGGCCGCGACCAGAAGCTCTACTACGGCGTCGCCACGCTGCGCGGCTTCAACGTGTTCAACTTCTCCAGCGAAGAGGAGAAGCAGGCCTTCGGTGCGGACGAGTTCAGGAGGCTCCGCATCCGCCCGCTGGACTTCATGCATGCCTTCTTCACGGCGGTCGTCTTCCTCACCGTGGCCTTCAGCGACGTGGGGCTGCAGAACTGCTTCTTCCCCGACGCAGGCAAGAACACGGAGGAGCTGCTGAAGAACCTGCCGCTAGGCATGGCGTTTCTGTCAAGCTTCGTGTTCCTTATCTTCCCTACTAAAAGGAAGGGCATCGGATACAACGACACAACTCCTAAGCAGAAGGTCAAGTAA